A window from Mycobacterium saskatchewanense encodes these proteins:
- a CDS encoding LysR family transcriptional regulator, translating into MTTNARLRALVEVADTGSVRGAAERLVVSESSISSALRALSNDIGITLVDRHGRGVRLTPAGLRYVEYARRILGLHDEAIVAARGEADPENGSIRLAAVTSAGELLIPAALASFREEHPGVVLHVEVAARNAVWPMLSRHEVDLVFAGRPPEDLRTKVRVRAVSPNTLIVVGRPDLADGFIPASATWLQREPGSGTRSTLMTLLDDLDVVPPQLVLGSHGAVVAAAVAGLGVTLVSRQAVRRELETGTLVALPVPGTPIKRPWHVVSQPTPPMATELLIRHLVSHRELGWRQVSAVRRAS; encoded by the coding sequence ATGACAACGAACGCCCGCCTGCGCGCGCTGGTCGAGGTGGCCGATACCGGTTCCGTGCGCGGCGCCGCGGAACGCCTGGTCGTCAGTGAATCGTCGATCTCCTCGGCGCTGCGGGCGCTCAGCAACGACATCGGCATCACGCTGGTGGACCGGCACGGCAGGGGAGTGCGGTTGACGCCCGCGGGGTTGCGGTATGTCGAGTACGCCCGCCGAATCCTCGGCTTGCACGACGAGGCCATCGTGGCCGCGCGCGGCGAGGCGGATCCCGAGAACGGCTCGATCCGGCTCGCGGCGGTGACCTCGGCCGGAGAATTGCTGATCCCGGCGGCGCTGGCGTCGTTTCGCGAGGAGCATCCCGGGGTGGTGCTGCACGTTGAGGTGGCCGCCCGCAATGCGGTCTGGCCGATGTTGTCGCGACACGAGGTCGACCTGGTGTTCGCGGGTCGGCCGCCCGAGGACTTGCGCACGAAGGTCCGGGTCCGCGCGGTCAGCCCGAACACCCTGATCGTGGTCGGGCGGCCCGACCTCGCCGACGGCTTCATTCCGGCGTCGGCGACCTGGCTGCAGCGGGAACCTGGTTCGGGGACTCGGTCGACGTTGATGACGCTGCTCGACGACCTGGACGTCGTACCGCCGCAACTGGTGCTGGGATCCCATGGCGCGGTCGTGGCCGCGGCGGTGGCGGGCCTGGGCGTCACGCTGGTGTCGCGGCAGGCGGTGCGGCGCGAGCTGGAGACGGGGACCCTGGTGGCGCTCCCCGTGCCGGGGACGCCGATCAAGCGCCCGTGGCACGTGGTGAGCCAGCCCACCCCGCCCATGGCCACCGAGCTGCTGATCCGGCATCTGGTGTCGCATCGGGAGCTCGGCTGGCGCCAGGTGAGCGCGGTGCGCCGCGCCTCGTAG
- a CDS encoding GAF domain-containing sensor histidine kinase, giving the protein MTGSVRGLVDADREVALLLDIIAATGSGPAVEPVAAAVARLITAATASDVCFVHVLDDSGASLTLAGATPPFDQYIGQVHLGLGEGVSGWVARQREPVVITSGKDEDPRYLPIAALRGSDFTSMASVPMEAGSGRLVGVLNVHTVARRDFTERDIQLLLAIGRLTAGAVDQARVHRQLAARERVHGNFAEQVIAAQESERRRLAGDIHDGISQRLVSLSYRLDAAARAVDIDDSAEAGQQLEKARDLVDLTLAEARSAIGGLRPPVLDDLGLAGGLASLAATIPEVDLHLELADDRLSEHVEVALYRIAQECLQNVVKHSRAMTATVRFAVDAGTARLEVADDGIGIRGFDASSSPAPTSYGMLSMTERAELVGGRLTVRSATSGPASGTTVVVTIPLGGPGCAGQAG; this is encoded by the coding sequence GTGACGGGGTCGGTGCGGGGTCTGGTGGACGCCGACCGCGAAGTCGCGCTGCTGCTCGACATCATCGCCGCCACCGGCAGCGGACCGGCCGTCGAGCCGGTGGCCGCCGCGGTGGCCCGGCTGATCACTGCGGCGACGGCATCCGACGTCTGTTTCGTGCACGTGCTCGACGACTCCGGCGCCTCGCTGACCCTGGCCGGCGCGACGCCGCCCTTCGATCAATACATCGGCCAGGTGCACCTGGGACTTGGTGAGGGCGTGTCGGGCTGGGTGGCCCGGCAGCGCGAACCCGTCGTCATCACCAGCGGCAAAGACGAGGACCCGCGCTATCTGCCGATCGCGGCGTTGCGCGGCTCCGACTTCACGTCAATGGCGTCGGTACCCATGGAGGCCGGGTCGGGCCGCCTCGTGGGCGTGCTCAACGTGCACACCGTGGCCCGCCGCGACTTCACCGAGCGCGACATTCAGCTGTTGTTGGCCATCGGGCGGCTGACGGCGGGCGCGGTGGATCAGGCCCGCGTGCACCGGCAACTGGCGGCCCGGGAGCGGGTGCACGGAAACTTCGCCGAACAGGTGATCGCCGCGCAGGAATCCGAGCGCAGGCGGCTGGCCGGCGACATCCACGACGGCATCTCCCAGCGGCTGGTCAGCCTGAGCTATCGGCTCGACGCCGCGGCCCGCGCGGTTGACATCGACGACTCCGCCGAGGCCGGTCAACAGCTCGAAAAGGCCCGCGACTTGGTCGACCTCACCCTGGCGGAGGCCCGTTCGGCCATCGGTGGCCTGCGGCCGCCCGTGCTCGACGACCTTGGCCTGGCGGGCGGCCTGGCCAGCCTGGCGGCAACGATTCCCGAGGTGGACCTGCACCTGGAGTTGGCCGACGACCGGTTGTCCGAGCACGTCGAGGTGGCCCTGTACCGCATCGCGCAGGAGTGCCTGCAGAACGTTGTCAAGCATTCGCGCGCGATGACGGCGACCGTGCGGTTCGCCGTCGATGCCGGGACGGCCCGGCTCGAAGTGGCCGACGACGGAATCGGCATCCGTGGATTCGATGCGTCGTCGAGCCCGGCGCCCACCAGCTACGGAATGCTCTCGATGACGGAACGCGCGGAGCTGGTGGGCGGTCGGCTGACCGTGCGGTCGGCGACGTCGGGGCCCGCGTCGGGAACCACGGTCGTGGTGACCATCCCGTTGGGCGGCCCGGGTTGTGCGGGTCAGGCCGGCTGA
- a CDS encoding nickel-dependent hydrogenase large subunit: MTALDLYVSPLGRVEGDLDVRVTVEDGVVTSAWTEAAMFRGFEIILRGKDPQAGLIVCPRICGICGGSHLYKSAYALDTAWRTHMPPNATLVRNICQACETLQSIPRYFYALFAIDLTNKNYAKSTLYDEAVRRFAPYVGTSYQPGVVLSNKPVEVYAIFGGQWPHSSFMVPGGVMCAPTLSDVTRSIAILEHWKDNWLEARWLGCTIDRWLENKTWEDVLAWVDENESQYNSDCGFFIRYCLDVGLDKYGAGVGNYISTGTYFDPSLYENPTIAGRNAALIGRSGVYAKGQWYEFDQANVREDVTHSFYEGSRPLHPFDGETIPIDPEQGRKQGKYSWAKSPRYAVGDLGNIPLEAGPLARRMAAAGPNAAPHQDNDPLFVDVMNKIGPSVMVRQLARMHEAPKYYKWTRDWLDQLNLKESFYSKPIEHAEGMGFGSTEAARGALSDWIVIEDNKIKNYQVVTPTAWNIGPRDSGQVLGPIESALVGSPIVDPEDPVELGHVARSFDSCLVCTVHAYDGKTGKELSQFVINGMV, translated from the coding sequence ATGACAGCGCTCGACCTCTATGTCAGCCCATTGGGCCGCGTCGAGGGAGACCTCGACGTTCGCGTCACCGTCGAGGACGGCGTCGTCACGTCGGCCTGGACCGAGGCCGCGATGTTCCGTGGCTTCGAAATCATCCTGCGTGGCAAGGATCCGCAGGCCGGCCTGATCGTGTGTCCGCGCATTTGCGGCATCTGCGGGGGCAGCCACCTGTACAAGTCGGCGTATGCGCTCGACACCGCGTGGCGAACACACATGCCGCCCAACGCCACATTGGTGCGCAACATCTGCCAGGCGTGCGAGACGTTGCAATCCATCCCGCGCTACTTCTACGCGCTGTTCGCGATCGACCTGACCAACAAGAACTACGCCAAGTCCACGCTCTACGACGAGGCGGTGCGCCGGTTCGCTCCCTATGTCGGCACGAGTTACCAACCGGGCGTGGTCCTTTCGAACAAGCCCGTCGAGGTGTATGCCATCTTCGGTGGCCAGTGGCCGCACTCGAGTTTCATGGTGCCCGGCGGAGTGATGTGCGCGCCGACGCTGTCCGACGTCACCCGCTCGATCGCGATTCTGGAGCACTGGAAGGACAACTGGCTGGAGGCCCGCTGGCTCGGCTGCACCATCGACCGCTGGCTGGAGAACAAGACCTGGGAGGACGTGCTCGCCTGGGTGGACGAGAACGAATCCCAATACAACAGCGACTGCGGCTTCTTCATCCGCTACTGCCTGGACGTCGGCCTGGACAAGTACGGCGCCGGCGTGGGCAACTACATCTCCACCGGCACCTACTTCGACCCGTCGCTGTATGAGAACCCGACCATCGCCGGGCGCAATGCCGCGCTCATCGGCCGTTCCGGCGTGTACGCCAAGGGCCAGTGGTACGAGTTCGATCAGGCCAACGTCCGCGAGGACGTCACGCACTCGTTCTACGAGGGCAGCCGTCCGCTGCATCCCTTCGACGGCGAAACCATTCCGATCGACCCCGAGCAGGGCCGCAAGCAGGGCAAGTACAGCTGGGCCAAGTCGCCCCGGTACGCCGTGGGCGACCTGGGCAACATCCCGCTGGAAGCCGGCCCCCTGGCCCGCCGCATGGCGGCCGCCGGCCCCAACGCCGCCCCACACCAGGACAACGACCCGCTGTTCGTAGACGTCATGAACAAGATCGGGCCCAGTGTCATGGTCCGCCAGCTTGCCCGCATGCACGAGGCCCCCAAGTACTACAAGTGGACCCGGGACTGGCTCGACCAGCTCAACCTCAAGGAAAGCTTCTACTCCAAGCCGATCGAACACGCCGAGGGCATGGGCTTCGGTTCGACCGAGGCCGCCCGTGGTGCGCTCTCGGACTGGATTGTGATCGAGGACAACAAGATCAAGAACTACCAGGTGGTGACTCCCACCGCCTGGAACATCGGCCCACGCGACAGCGGGCAGGTGCTCGGCCCGATCGAGAGCGCCCTGGTCGGTTCTCCGATTGTCGACCCCGAAGACCCGGTGGAGCTCGGTCACGTGGCGCGCAGTTTCGATTCCTGTCTGGTGTGCACCGTGCACGCGTACGACGGCAAGACGGGTAAAGAGTTGTCCCAGTTCGTCATCAACGGGATGGTCTGA
- a CDS encoding DUF1641 domain-containing protein, which translates to MSANGHVVELSPADRLRERLDDPAVAASLNSLLDHADLLAILLTGLDGFTRRGDEITESLASAVNELRGASLAANAPLFDQVKSELGSIDVQALAASVASLASVLVAATPALNNVLRSPLLDPESVDVVSGLGQALIEGKAAAAADPGGPKGLFGLWRVTKDKDVSRGLGFLIQVARAFGKHLPQ; encoded by the coding sequence ATGTCGGCAAACGGTCACGTCGTCGAACTGTCGCCGGCCGACCGACTCCGCGAGCGGCTCGACGATCCGGCGGTCGCCGCGTCGCTCAACAGCCTGCTCGACCACGCCGATCTGCTGGCGATCCTGCTCACCGGCCTTGACGGCTTCACGCGCCGCGGTGACGAGATCACCGAATCGCTGGCATCGGCCGTGAACGAGCTCCGCGGCGCGTCCCTGGCTGCCAACGCGCCCCTGTTCGACCAGGTCAAGTCCGAGCTGGGGTCCATCGATGTGCAGGCACTCGCCGCGAGCGTGGCATCGCTGGCATCGGTGCTGGTGGCGGCGACACCGGCGTTGAACAACGTCCTGAGATCACCGCTGCTCGACCCCGAGTCGGTCGACGTCGTGTCGGGACTGGGTCAGGCGTTGATCGAAGGAAAGGCCGCCGCGGCGGCGGACCCCGGTGGTCCGAAGGGACTGTTCGGGCTGTGGCGAGTCACCAAGGACAAGGACGTCAGCCGGGGTCTCGGCTTCCTGATCCAGGTCGCGCGGGCATTCGGGAAACACCTCCCGCAATAA
- the cbbX gene encoding CbbX protein: protein MTRTAFGDRPGTESGTAKECERLPDEAVVDLGAARADSGVDEVLSALDHDLVGLAPVKTRVAEIGALLLVDRARARFGLRAPKPTLHMCFTGNPGTGKTTVAMRMADLLHRLGYLRRGHLVSVTRDDLVGEYVGHTAPKTKDVIKRAMGGVLFIDEAYYLYKAENERDYGGEAIEILLQVMENNRDDLVVILAGYADKMDQFFSANPGMQSRIAHHISFPDYTTRELEDIAGLMIAALGYRFSDEARGALRQYLHRRRDQPWFANARSVRNALERARLRHARRLLEQADTPVGLSALTTIEAVDLLASRVFDTRESA, encoded by the coding sequence GTGACCCGTACCGCGTTCGGCGACCGCCCGGGAACCGAGTCGGGGACTGCCAAGGAGTGTGAGCGCCTTCCCGACGAAGCGGTCGTCGACCTGGGGGCGGCGCGGGCCGATTCGGGTGTCGACGAGGTGTTGTCCGCGCTGGACCACGACCTCGTCGGTTTGGCACCCGTTAAGACCCGCGTGGCCGAGATCGGGGCGCTGCTGTTGGTGGATCGCGCGCGTGCGCGCTTCGGGTTGCGGGCGCCGAAACCCACCCTGCACATGTGCTTTACCGGCAACCCCGGCACCGGGAAGACCACCGTCGCGATGCGGATGGCCGATCTGCTGCACCGGCTTGGCTACCTGCGGCGCGGCCATCTGGTCTCGGTCACCCGCGACGACCTGGTCGGCGAGTACGTGGGCCACACCGCCCCCAAGACCAAGGACGTCATCAAACGGGCGATGGGGGGCGTGCTCTTCATCGACGAGGCGTATTACCTCTACAAGGCCGAGAACGAGCGGGACTACGGCGGCGAGGCCATCGAGATCCTGCTGCAGGTCATGGAGAACAACCGCGACGACCTGGTGGTGATCCTGGCCGGCTACGCCGACAAGATGGACCAGTTCTTCTCGGCCAACCCCGGGATGCAGAGCCGCATCGCCCACCACATCTCGTTCCCGGACTACACGACCCGCGAACTCGAGGACATCGCCGGGCTGATGATCGCCGCCCTGGGCTACCGATTTTCCGATGAAGCCCGCGGCGCGCTGCGCCAGTACCTGCACCGGCGGCGCGACCAGCCGTGGTTCGCCAACGCGCGCAGCGTGCGCAACGCCCTGGAGCGTGCGCGCCTTCGGCACGCGCGGCGACTGCTGGAGCAGGCCGACACGCCCGTCGGGCTGTCGGCCCTGACCACTATCGAGGCGGTAGACCTGTTGGCGAGTCGGGTGTTCGACACACGGGAGAGCGCATGA
- a CDS encoding form I ribulose bisphosphate carboxylase large subunit, with amino-acid sequence MTDRWNAGVIPYAEMGYWQPDYVPKDTDVLCAFRITPQQGVPPEEAGAAVAGESSTATWTVVWTDRLTTFEHYQAKCYRVDAVPNAAGQWIAWIAYDLDLFEEGSIANLTSSIIGNVFGFKPLKALRLEDMRIPTHYAKTFQGPAHGIVMEREHLNKFGRPLLGATTKPKLGLSARNYGRVVYEALRGGLDFTKDDENINSQPFMRWRDRFLFCMEAVNRAQAATGEIKGHYLNVTAGTMEEMYERANFAAELGSVVVMIDLTIGYTAIQSMAKWARDNSVLLHLHRAGHGTYTRQKTHGVSFRVISKWMRLAGVDHIHAGTVVGKLEGDPNTTAGFYDTLRLNSVAADPVKGLYFDQEWASMPGVMPVASGGIHAGQMHQLIHYLGEDVVLQFGGGTIGHPMGIAAGAEANRVALEAMIKARNEGRDYFKEGADILKKAASRNRALDTALATWGDITFNYESTDTPDVVATPTRV; translated from the coding sequence ATGACAGACAGATGGAACGCGGGAGTGATCCCCTACGCGGAGATGGGTTATTGGCAACCTGACTACGTCCCCAAGGACACCGACGTGTTGTGCGCCTTCCGGATCACCCCGCAGCAGGGGGTGCCCCCGGAGGAGGCGGGCGCGGCGGTCGCCGGCGAGTCGAGCACCGCGACCTGGACGGTGGTGTGGACGGATCGCCTCACCACGTTCGAGCATTACCAGGCCAAGTGCTACCGCGTCGATGCGGTACCCAACGCCGCCGGCCAGTGGATCGCCTGGATCGCCTACGACCTCGACCTGTTCGAAGAGGGCTCGATTGCGAACCTGACCAGCTCGATCATCGGCAACGTGTTCGGGTTCAAACCGCTCAAGGCGCTCCGCCTGGAGGACATGCGGATTCCGACCCACTACGCCAAGACCTTCCAGGGCCCCGCCCACGGCATCGTCATGGAGCGCGAACATCTCAACAAGTTCGGCCGGCCGCTGCTGGGCGCCACCACCAAACCGAAGCTCGGGCTCTCCGCGCGAAACTACGGCCGCGTCGTCTACGAGGCACTGCGCGGTGGGCTGGACTTCACCAAGGACGACGAGAACATCAACTCGCAGCCGTTCATGCGGTGGCGAGACCGCTTCCTGTTCTGCATGGAGGCCGTCAACCGCGCGCAGGCCGCGACGGGGGAGATCAAGGGCCACTATCTCAACGTCACCGCCGGAACGATGGAGGAAATGTACGAGCGGGCCAACTTCGCCGCCGAGCTGGGTTCGGTGGTCGTGATGATCGATCTGACGATCGGCTACACCGCCATCCAATCGATGGCCAAGTGGGCTCGCGACAACAGCGTCCTCCTGCACCTGCACCGTGCCGGTCACGGCACCTACACCCGGCAGAAGACCCATGGCGTCAGTTTCCGCGTCATCTCGAAGTGGATGCGGCTCGCCGGCGTCGACCACATTCACGCCGGAACCGTGGTCGGCAAGCTCGAGGGTGACCCCAACACCACCGCCGGCTTCTACGACACGCTGCGGCTCAACAGCGTCGCCGCCGACCCGGTCAAGGGCCTGTACTTCGACCAGGAGTGGGCGTCCATGCCCGGCGTCATGCCGGTCGCGTCCGGCGGCATCCACGCAGGCCAGATGCATCAACTCATCCACTACCTGGGCGAGGACGTCGTGCTTCAGTTCGGCGGCGGCACGATCGGTCACCCGATGGGAATCGCCGCGGGCGCCGAGGCGAACCGCGTCGCGCTGGAGGCCATGATCAAGGCGCGCAACGAGGGCCGCGACTACTTCAAGGAGGGCGCCGACATCCTCAAGAAGGCGGCATCGCGCAACCGGGCGCTCGACACCGCCCTGGCCACCTGGGGCGACATCACCTTCAACTACGAATCCACCGACACCCCCGACGTCGTCGCGACGCCGACCCGCGTTTGA
- a CDS encoding ribulose bisphosphate carboxylase small subunit produces the protein MRITQGTFSYLPDFTDEEITAQIDYALGHGWPLSVEFTDDPHPRNIYWEMWGLPMFDLKDAAGVLLEVNACRAANPNSYVRLNAYDASLGRQTTALSFIVNRPAEEPGFRLDRAERADRRIGYTTSAYATERPVGRRYGSP, from the coding sequence ATGCGAATCACCCAGGGCACCTTTTCCTACCTGCCCGACTTCACCGACGAGGAAATCACCGCGCAGATCGACTACGCGCTCGGGCACGGGTGGCCGCTGTCGGTGGAGTTCACCGACGACCCGCACCCGCGGAACATCTATTGGGAGATGTGGGGCCTGCCGATGTTCGACCTCAAGGACGCGGCCGGGGTCTTGCTGGAGGTGAACGCCTGCCGGGCGGCCAATCCCAACAGCTACGTGCGGCTTAACGCGTATGACGCCAGCCTGGGCCGGCAGACCACCGCGTTGTCGTTCATCGTGAACCGGCCCGCCGAAGAGCCCGGCTTCCGGCTGGACCGCGCCGAGCGGGCCGACCGCCGGATCGGCTACACCACCTCGGCCTACGCCACCGAGCGGCCCGTCGGCCGGCGGTACGGGTCGCCGTGA
- a CDS encoding NADH-quinone oxidoreductase subunit B family protein, with amino-acid sequence MASVLWFQGGACSGNTMSFLNAEEPNVVDLIVDFGLDLLWHPSLGLELGKNAQKVFWDCANGDRALDIFVFEGTVIEAPNGTGRMDMFADRPMKDWVTDLAAAAQIVVAIGDCACFGGIPAMEPNPSASTGLQFHKRDRGGFLGPDFRSKMGLPVINIPGCPAHPDWITQIIVALATGRAGDITLDELHRPETFFKTFTQTGCTRVQFFEYKQSTMSFGEGTRTGCLFYEFGCRGPMTHSPCNRILWNRQSSKTRAGMPCLGCTEPEFPHFDLAPGTVFKTQKVSGMIPREVPEGSDHLTYMAHAAAARIAAPQWSKEDMFVV; translated from the coding sequence ATGGCTTCGGTCTTATGGTTTCAGGGTGGCGCATGTAGTGGAAATACGATGTCTTTTCTCAATGCTGAAGAGCCTAATGTTGTCGACTTGATTGTCGATTTCGGACTTGATCTGCTCTGGCACCCGTCATTAGGCCTCGAGCTCGGAAAGAATGCGCAGAAGGTTTTCTGGGATTGCGCCAACGGTGACCGGGCCCTGGACATCTTCGTGTTCGAGGGCACGGTCATCGAGGCGCCCAACGGCACGGGCCGGATGGACATGTTTGCCGACCGTCCGATGAAGGACTGGGTCACCGACCTGGCGGCCGCCGCGCAGATCGTGGTGGCCATCGGTGACTGCGCGTGCTTCGGGGGGATCCCGGCCATGGAGCCCAACCCGTCGGCATCGACGGGCCTGCAGTTTCACAAGCGGGACAGGGGCGGCTTCCTGGGTCCCGACTTCCGCTCCAAGATGGGGCTGCCGGTGATCAACATCCCGGGCTGCCCGGCCCACCCGGACTGGATCACCCAGATCATCGTCGCGTTGGCCACCGGTCGCGCCGGCGACATCACGCTGGACGAACTGCACCGGCCCGAGACCTTCTTCAAGACGTTCACCCAAACCGGTTGCACCCGCGTGCAGTTCTTCGAGTACAAGCAATCGACGATGTCGTTCGGCGAGGGCACTCGCACCGGCTGCCTGTTCTACGAGTTCGGGTGCCGCGGACCCATGACCCATTCGCCGTGCAACCGGATCCTGTGGAATCGCCAGTCGTCGAAGACCCGCGCCGGCATGCCGTGCCTGGGCTGCACCGAACCGGAATTCCCGCACTTCGATCTCGCGCCCGGGACCGTGTTCAAGACGCAGAAGGTCAGCGGCATGATCCCCAGGGAGGTCCCGGAGGGCTCGGACCACCTCACTTACATGGCGCACGCCGCGGCCGCGCGCATCGCCGCGCCGCAGTGGTCCAAGGAAGACATGTTCGTCGTCTGA
- a CDS encoding AraC family transcriptional regulator, protein MSRLTRLGYIDIRRTANPVRRKVRSRGVPPALADNEIFYTENPTEAMRLLAKALAPLSLQIGHDDVAGFAATMHGVRLRNVSMLYLDLHVAATVDVPMLGQYFGVHMPMNGRAFVNHRGRAFEANTIRALVTSPGEALRVAFDHDSPHLLIRIEQRAMAAHLTRLLGRSLNKPLEFEPDFDLASEAAMRWHTAVQLIHSEVFHPGSLIQRGQGIGAIEELVMSTLLQLQPSNYHEEILQPAQPDPRRAVVHDAMDYIDDHLAERITMERLAKAVHMSVRSIQQGFREELNMTPMTYVRERRLERVHEELMDAMPADGVTVTAVAERWGFNHLGSFAVEYRKRWGESPSDTLRR, encoded by the coding sequence GTGTCGCGACTGACTCGGTTGGGCTACATCGACATCCGCCGGACGGCGAATCCGGTGCGGCGCAAGGTGCGCTCGCGTGGCGTCCCGCCGGCGTTGGCGGACAACGAGATTTTCTATACCGAGAACCCGACCGAGGCCATGCGACTGCTCGCCAAGGCCCTGGCACCGTTGTCGTTACAGATCGGGCACGACGACGTCGCGGGGTTTGCTGCCACCATGCACGGCGTCCGGCTGCGGAACGTCAGCATGCTGTACCTCGACCTGCACGTCGCAGCCACCGTCGACGTGCCCATGCTCGGGCAGTACTTCGGCGTGCACATGCCGATGAACGGCCGCGCGTTCGTCAATCACCGTGGCCGCGCCTTCGAAGCCAACACGATCCGGGCGTTGGTGACCAGCCCCGGCGAGGCGTTGCGGGTGGCGTTCGACCACGACTCCCCACACCTACTGATCCGGATCGAACAGCGGGCGATGGCCGCCCACCTGACGCGGTTGCTGGGTCGCAGCCTCAACAAGCCACTGGAGTTCGAGCCCGATTTCGACCTGGCGAGCGAGGCCGCGATGCGGTGGCACACCGCCGTTCAACTGATCCACAGCGAGGTGTTCCACCCCGGATCGCTGATCCAGCGGGGCCAGGGCATCGGCGCGATCGAGGAACTGGTGATGAGCACCCTGTTGCAGCTACAACCGTCCAACTATCACGAGGAGATCCTGCAACCGGCCCAACCCGATCCGCGGCGGGCTGTTGTGCACGACGCCATGGACTACATCGACGACCATCTGGCCGAGCGCATCACGATGGAACGCCTCGCCAAGGCGGTGCACATGAGCGTTCGGTCCATCCAGCAGGGTTTCCGCGAGGAGCTGAACATGACGCCCATGACGTACGTTCGCGAGCGCCGGCTGGAGCGGGTGCACGAGGAACTCATGGACGCGATGCCCGCCGACGGGGTCACCGTCACCGCCGTCGCCGAGCGATGGGGTTTCAACCACCTCGGCAGCTTCGCGGTGGAATACCGAAAACGGTGGGGCGAGTCGCCGTCGGACACGTTGCGGCGTTGA
- a CDS encoding class I fructose-bisphosphate aldolase translates to MHACREIAAAMTAPGKGILAADESVATMSARLKKAGVTPTADGRRTYREILVTTPKLADGVSGIIFCEETLGQVLSDGRPFAQAVRELGMLPGVKVDIGAKPCPGLPGETVTEGLDGLPSRLARYVEMGAAFAKWRAVFTVTGSTPSWGAIACNANSLARYAAACQEAGIVPIVEPEVLMTGDHSLARCAEVTADVHAAVRQQLGLLHVDLAGIVLKPNMVIEGEDHPSPATAEEVAKATVSVLRAWPANLAGVAFLSGGQSPARATTNLTALQAHRTPWPLTFSFGRALVSPALAAWRGDETNIGAAHEALSSHLSANAAAVRLRHQLQPA, encoded by the coding sequence GTGCACGCATGCAGAGAGATCGCCGCGGCCATGACCGCGCCCGGCAAAGGCATCTTGGCCGCCGACGAGAGCGTCGCGACCATGTCCGCCCGTCTGAAGAAAGCGGGCGTCACTCCGACCGCGGACGGGCGGCGCACCTACCGCGAAATCCTGGTGACCACGCCCAAGCTGGCCGACGGCGTCTCAGGGATCATCTTCTGCGAGGAGACCCTGGGGCAGGTCTTGAGCGATGGAAGACCGTTCGCCCAGGCCGTACGCGAGTTGGGCATGCTGCCGGGCGTCAAGGTGGACATCGGCGCCAAGCCGTGCCCCGGCCTGCCGGGTGAGACCGTCACGGAGGGGCTGGACGGGCTGCCCTCCCGTTTGGCCCGGTACGTGGAGATGGGCGCGGCCTTCGCCAAGTGGCGGGCGGTGTTCACCGTCACCGGCTCCACGCCGAGCTGGGGTGCGATCGCGTGCAACGCCAACTCGCTGGCCCGCTACGCGGCGGCCTGCCAGGAGGCGGGCATCGTGCCGATCGTCGAACCCGAGGTCCTCATGACCGGCGACCACAGCCTCGCCCGCTGCGCGGAAGTGACCGCCGACGTGCACGCCGCGGTGCGTCAGCAGCTGGGCTTGCTACATGTGGACCTGGCCGGCATCGTGCTCAAACCGAACATGGTGATCGAGGGCGAAGACCACCCGAGCCCGGCGACGGCCGAAGAGGTCGCCAAGGCCACGGTCTCGGTGCTGCGGGCGTGGCCGGCCAACCTCGCCGGCGTCGCCTTTCTCTCGGGCGGGCAATCGCCGGCACGTGCCACCACGAACCTCACGGCACTGCAGGCGCACCGCACACCGTGGCCGTTGACGTTCTCGTTCGGGAGGGCCCTGGTGTCACCCGCGCTGGCGGCGTGGCGCGGCGACGAGACGAACATCGGGGCGGCGCACGAAGCGCTGTCGAGCCACCTGTCGGCCAACGCCGCCGCCGTGCGCCTGCGGCACCAGCTTCAGCCGGCCTGA